A single region of the Azospirillum fermentarium genome encodes:
- the treS gene encoding maltose alpha-D-glucosyltransferase: MIDRQDRTWYKDAVIYQLHVKAFFDADNDGTGDFAGLTQKLDYIQDLGVTTLWLLPFYPSPLRDDGYDIADYRQVNPRYGTMADFRRFMRECHARGLRVITELVINHTSDQHPWFQRARRAPPGSKHRDYYVWSATDQKYQGTRIIFCDTEKSNWTWDAEAQAYFWHRFYSHQPDLNFDNPRVLQEVLNVMRFWLDAGVDGLRLDAVPYLKEREGTNNENLPETHEILKVIRTKIDQGYSDRMLLAEANQWPEDVLPYFGDPAAGGDECHMAFHFPLMPRIYMAVALEDRHPIADILRQTPDIPDLCQWAIFLRNHDELTLEMVTDRERDYLWNFYAGDRRMRINLGIRRRLAPLLDNDRRKIELLNSLLMSMPGTPVIYYGDEIGMGDNVFLGDRDGVRTPMQWSLDRNGGFSRADPAGLFLPAIMDPIYGYQAVNVEAQSRSPSSLLNWMKRLIAVRRQQAVFGRGAFRLLYPGNRKVLAYLRSLPGEGGAPDQAVLCVANLSRSAQAVELDLKAFKGRVPIELMGRTPFPPIGELPYLLTLPAYGFYWFALAAEADLPRWHETLPEALPDLMTLVVRNGWSSLPPRAVQDLGNDILPAYLPKQRWFGAKDRTLVACEAGLMVEMPGAGDGWLLLRVDARFGDGGPDLSYFLPLAMNWDENAGQAGWPLLPFTLAKIRRGAKVGAVHDAAQADGFIAGLLSAMAAGRTLPAGDGEIRFTATPALAGAAVPDQPSVRRMGVEQSNSSILVGDGTEEKAVVKILRRLLPGAHPELEVSRHLSRVGYANTPPLLGAVEHVAADGMPTALAIVQGFVRNQGDGWTSIVEHLERELDDIRLGTPQDEADARSFALFVQLAATLGRRTAELHRALAVETGDPAFDPEPIAADDLIRWAAGAQVQADAAFAALAGALDRLPEEVQADARRLLDRRGEVHQRLSDAARTPMGAVKIRIHGDYHLGQVLRVQNDFFIIDFEGEPSKPLEQRRAKRSALVDVAGMLRSFNYAAWAALFRLSEKDLDDQIAPRLRAMAAQWEACSARAFYDAYRAAAAGCPVWPEDEEAAERLLSLFLLEKALYEVGYEAANRPGWIGIPVKGVLALLDGHGLPPADGAQCPAPASARTGESTTDGA; encoded by the coding sequence ATGATCGATCGCCAAGACCGCACCTGGTACAAGGATGCCGTCATCTATCAGCTTCATGTGAAAGCCTTTTTCGACGCCGACAACGACGGAACCGGCGATTTCGCAGGGCTGACGCAAAAGCTGGACTACATCCAGGATCTGGGCGTGACCACGCTGTGGCTGCTGCCCTTCTACCCCTCGCCCTTGCGCGACGACGGGTACGACATCGCCGATTACCGGCAGGTGAACCCACGCTACGGCACCATGGCCGATTTTCGCCGCTTCATGCGCGAATGCCATGCCCGCGGCCTGCGGGTCATCACCGAACTGGTCATCAACCACACCTCCGACCAGCATCCGTGGTTCCAGCGGGCACGCCGGGCACCACCGGGGTCGAAGCACCGCGATTACTACGTCTGGTCCGCCACCGACCAGAAATATCAGGGCACGCGGATCATCTTCTGCGACACGGAGAAGTCCAACTGGACCTGGGACGCCGAGGCACAGGCCTATTTCTGGCACCGTTTCTATTCCCACCAGCCCGACCTGAACTTCGACAACCCGCGGGTGTTGCAGGAGGTGCTGAACGTCATGCGCTTCTGGCTCGATGCCGGGGTGGACGGGCTGCGCCTCGACGCCGTGCCCTACCTCAAGGAGCGCGAGGGCACCAACAACGAGAACCTGCCCGAAACCCACGAGATCCTGAAGGTCATCCGCACCAAGATCGACCAGGGCTACAGCGACCGCATGCTGCTGGCCGAGGCCAACCAGTGGCCGGAAGACGTGCTGCCCTATTTCGGCGACCCGGCGGCGGGCGGCGACGAATGCCACATGGCGTTCCATTTCCCGCTGATGCCGCGCATCTACATGGCGGTGGCGCTGGAGGACCGGCACCCCATCGCCGACATCCTGCGCCAGACGCCGGACATTCCCGACCTGTGCCAGTGGGCCATCTTCCTGCGCAACCACGACGAACTGACGCTGGAGATGGTGACCGACCGCGAACGGGATTACCTGTGGAACTTCTACGCCGGCGACCGGCGGATGCGCATCAACCTGGGCATCCGCCGCCGTCTGGCCCCGCTGCTGGACAACGACCGCCGCAAGATCGAACTGCTGAACAGCCTTCTGATGTCCATGCCCGGCACGCCGGTGATCTATTACGGCGACGAGATCGGCATGGGCGACAACGTGTTCCTGGGCGACCGCGACGGTGTGCGCACGCCCATGCAATGGTCGCTGGACCGCAACGGCGGCTTTTCCCGCGCCGACCCGGCGGGGCTGTTCCTGCCCGCCATCATGGATCCCATCTACGGCTATCAGGCGGTGAACGTGGAGGCGCAGAGCCGCAGCCCGTCGTCGCTCCTGAACTGGATGAAGCGGCTGATCGCCGTGCGGCGGCAGCAGGCGGTGTTCGGGCGCGGCGCCTTCCGGCTGCTCTATCCCGGCAACCGCAAGGTGCTGGCCTATCTGCGCAGCCTGCCGGGGGAGGGCGGGGCGCCCGATCAGGCGGTGCTGTGCGTCGCCAACCTGTCCCGCTCGGCCCAGGCGGTGGAGCTGGACCTGAAGGCGTTCAAGGGCCGGGTGCCCATCGAACTGATGGGCCGCACCCCGTTCCCGCCCATCGGCGAGCTGCCCTATCTGCTGACCCTGCCGGCCTATGGCTTCTACTGGTTTGCTTTGGCGGCGGAGGCCGACCTGCCGCGCTGGCATGAAACCCTGCCCGAGGCTCTGCCCGATCTGATGACGCTGGTGGTGCGCAACGGCTGGTCCAGCCTGCCGCCCCGCGCGGTGCAGGATCTGGGCAACGACATCCTGCCGGCCTATCTGCCCAAGCAGCGCTGGTTCGGGGCCAAGGACCGCACGCTTGTGGCGTGCGAGGCGGGGCTGATGGTGGAGATGCCGGGGGCGGGCGACGGCTGGCTGCTGCTGCGGGTGGACGCCCGTTTTGGCGACGGCGGGCCGGATCTGTCCTATTTCCTCCCCCTCGCCATGAACTGGGACGAGAACGCCGGTCAGGCCGGGTGGCCGCTGCTGCCCTTCACGCTGGCCAAGATCCGGCGGGGGGCGAAGGTGGGGGCGGTTCACGACGCGGCACAGGCGGACGGCTTCATCGCCGGCCTGCTGTCGGCCATGGCTGCCGGGCGCACCCTGCCGGCGGGCGATGGGGAAATCCGCTTCACCGCCACCCCGGCCCTGGCCGGGGCCGCCGTGCCCGATCAGCCGTCGGTGCGCCGCATGGGGGTGGAGCAGTCCAACAGCTCCATCCTGGTGGGCGACGGGACCGAGGAGAAGGCGGTGGTGAAGATCCTGCGCCGCCTGCTGCCCGGCGCCCACCCGGAGCTGGAGGTCAGCCGTCACCTGTCGCGGGTGGGCTACGCCAACACCCCGCCGCTTCTGGGGGCGGTGGAGCATGTGGCAGCCGACGGCATGCCGACGGCGCTGGCCATCGTCCAGGGCTTCGTGCGCAACCAGGGCGACGGCTGGACCTCCATCGTCGAGCATCTGGAGCGGGAGCTGGACGACATCCGCCTGGGCACGCCGCAGGACGAAGCGGACGCCCGGTCTTTCGCCCTGTTCGTGCAGCTTGCCGCCACCTTGGGCCGGCGCACCGCCGAACTGCACCGGGCGCTGGCGGTGGAGACCGGTGACCCGGCCTTCGACCCGGAACCCATCGCCGCCGACGACCTGATCCGCTGGGCCGCGGGTGCGCAGGTGCAGGCCGATGCCGCCTTCGCCGCCCTGGCCGGCGCGCTCGACCGCCTGCCCGAGGAGGTGCAGGCCGACGCCCGCCGGCTGCTGGACCGGCGCGGCGAGGTGCACCAGCGCCTGTCCGACGCCGCCCGGACGCCCATGGGGGCGGTGAAGATCCGCATCCACGGCGACTATCACCTGGGGCAGGTACTGCGGGTCCAGAACGACTTCTTCATCATCGACTTCGAGGGCGAGCCGTCCAAGCCGCTGGAGCAGCGCCGCGCCAAGCGCTCGGCCCTGGTGGACGTGGCGGGGATGCTGCGCTCGTTCAACTACGCGGCGTGGGCGGCGCTGTTCCGTCTGTCGGAAAAGGATCTGGACGACCAGATCGCCCCCCGGCTGCGGGCCATGGCCGCCCAGTGGGAGGCGTGCAGCGCGCGGGCCTTCTACGACGCCTACCGCGCCGCCGCGGCCGGCTGTCCGGTGTGGCCGGAGGACGAGGAGGCCGCCGAACGGCTTCTCTCCCTGTTCCTTTTGGAAAAAGCGTTGTACGAGGTGGGGTACGAGGCGGCGAACCGCCCCGGCTGGATCGGAATTCCCGTCAAGGGGGTGCTGGCCCTGCTGGACGGGCATGGCCTGCCGCCCGCCGACGGTGCACAATGCCCGGCCCCTGCCTCCGCCCGCACAGGAGAAAGCACGACCGATGGCGCATGA
- the glgB gene encoding 1,4-alpha-glucan branching protein GlgB has protein sequence MPPDLAAEIDAVVRADHGDPFGFLGMHETVDGMTVRAFIPGATAVRVIDAGDGSVAAPMTRVHGDGFFIADLPGWRRFPYRLQVDFPLATQEFEDVYRFGPVLGELDMHLLAEGNHLRNFERLGAHPRTLEGVEGVAFAVWAPNARRVSVVGEFCAWDGRRLPMRRRTEAGVWEIFVPHATAGQRYKFEIQGADGALLPLKADPFAFACEMRPANASVIHGLQDFPWQDGGWESRREHSASRSAPISIYEVHLGSWARVPEEGDRFLTYDELAERLIPYVTEMGFTHIELLPITEHPFDGSWGYQPIGLYAPTSRHGGPDAFKRFVEACHRAGLGVLLDWVPGHFPTDPHGLGSFDGTHLYEHADPRQGFHQDWNTLIYNFGRREVANFLLGNALFWLEQYRLDGLRVDAVASMLYLDYSRREGEWVPNQYGGRENLESIAFLKRMNELVYGHHAGAMTVAEESTSWPAVSRPTYLGGLGFGYKWNMGWMHDTLEYMRKEPVHRRHHHHAMTFGMVYAYSENFVLPLSHDEVVHGKGSLINKMPGDAWQKFANLRAYYAFMFTHPGKKLLFMGGEFAQWREWSEARSLDWHLLEQEEHRGIRDLVRELNGLYRGLPALHQLDCDPAGFEWIEANDSDYSVYAYLRRGTDGDAPVVVVCNFTPIPRDGYAVGVPLPGDYRVRLNTDDPRFGGSGYGAVPAVVTAEETARHGRPHSLTLTLPPLAALVLERAG, from the coding sequence CTGCCGCCCGATCTCGCCGCCGAAATCGACGCGGTGGTCCGTGCCGACCACGGCGACCCGTTCGGCTTCCTCGGCATGCACGAGACCGTGGACGGGATGACGGTGCGTGCCTTCATTCCCGGCGCCACCGCCGTGCGGGTGATCGACGCGGGCGACGGTTCCGTGGCCGCCCCCATGACCCGGGTCCACGGCGACGGCTTCTTCATCGCCGACTTGCCGGGATGGCGGCGCTTCCCCTACCGCCTGCAGGTGGATTTCCCCCTGGCGACGCAGGAGTTCGAGGATGTCTACCGCTTCGGCCCCGTGCTGGGCGAGCTGGACATGCACCTGCTGGCCGAAGGCAACCACCTGCGCAATTTCGAGCGCCTGGGGGCTCATCCCCGCACGCTGGAGGGGGTGGAGGGCGTCGCCTTCGCCGTCTGGGCGCCCAACGCCCGGCGGGTCAGCGTGGTGGGGGAATTCTGCGCGTGGGATGGCCGCCGCCTGCCCATGCGCCGCCGGACCGAGGCGGGGGTGTGGGAGATCTTCGTCCCCCACGCCACCGCCGGCCAGCGCTACAAGTTCGAGATCCAGGGGGCGGACGGCGCGCTGCTGCCGCTGAAGGCCGATCCCTTCGCGTTTGCGTGCGAGATGCGGCCCGCCAACGCCTCCGTCATCCATGGGCTGCAGGACTTCCCCTGGCAGGACGGGGGGTGGGAGAGCCGGCGCGAGCACAGCGCCAGCCGCTCCGCCCCCATCAGCATCTACGAGGTGCACCTGGGGTCGTGGGCGCGGGTGCCGGAGGAGGGGGACCGCTTCCTCACCTATGACGAACTGGCCGAGCGGCTGATCCCCTATGTGACGGAGATGGGCTTTACCCACATCGAACTGCTGCCCATCACCGAACACCCGTTCGACGGCTCGTGGGGGTATCAGCCCATCGGGCTCTACGCCCCCACCAGCCGCCACGGCGGCCCCGACGCCTTCAAGCGCTTCGTGGAGGCGTGCCACCGGGCCGGGCTGGGGGTGCTGCTGGACTGGGTGCCCGGCCATTTTCCCACCGATCCCCACGGTCTGGGCAGCTTCGACGGCACGCACCTGTACGAGCACGCCGACCCGCGCCAGGGTTTCCATCAGGACTGGAATACCCTGATCTACAATTTCGGCCGGCGGGAGGTGGCGAATTTCCTGCTGGGCAACGCGCTGTTCTGGCTGGAGCAGTACCGGCTGGACGGTCTTCGCGTCGATGCCGTGGCCTCCATGCTCTATCTCGACTATTCGCGGCGGGAAGGGGAGTGGGTGCCCAACCAGTACGGCGGGCGGGAGAATCTGGAATCCATCGCGTTCCTGAAGCGCATGAATGAACTCGTCTACGGCCACCACGCCGGGGCGATGACGGTGGCGGAGGAATCCACCTCGTGGCCGGCGGTGTCGCGGCCCACGTACCTGGGCGGCCTGGGCTTCGGGTACAAATGGAACATGGGGTGGATGCACGACACCCTGGAATACATGCGCAAGGAACCGGTCCACCGCCGGCATCATCACCACGCGATGACCTTCGGCATGGTCTACGCCTATTCGGAAAACTTCGTCCTGCCGCTCAGCCACGACGAGGTGGTGCATGGCAAGGGCTCGCTGATCAACAAGATGCCGGGCGATGCGTGGCAGAAGTTCGCCAACCTGCGCGCCTATTACGCCTTCATGTTCACCCATCCGGGCAAGAAGCTGCTGTTCATGGGCGGCGAGTTCGCCCAGTGGCGCGAATGGAGCGAGGCCCGCAGCCTGGACTGGCACCTGCTGGAGCAGGAGGAGCACCGCGGCATCCGCGATCTGGTGCGGGAGTTGAACGGCCTCTACCGCGGCCTGCCGGCACTGCACCAACTGGATTGCGACCCCGCCGGGTTCGAGTGGATCGAGGCCAACGACAGCGACTACAGCGTCTATGCCTATCTGCGCCGCGGCACGGACGGGGATGCGCCGGTGGTGGTGGTGTGCAATTTCACCCCCATCCCCCGCGACGGGTACGCGGTGGGGGTGCCGCTGCCGGGGGATTACCGCGTGCGCCTGAACACCGACGATCCCCGTTTCGGCGGCTCAGGCTATGGTGCCGTGCCCGCGGTGGTGACGGCGGAAGAGACGGCCCGGCACGGACGCCCACACTCCCTGACCCTGACCCTGCCGCCGCTGGCAGCTCTGGTGCTGGAGCGGGCCGGGTAG
- a CDS encoding calcium-binding protein — translation MTVLMGDATSEVLDLRGKTPDNGGNSNAAYGQGGNDTIHGSSFMDLLTGDAGNDSLLGYDGNDTIAGGTGNDTMYGGNGNDYVLGGAGSDHLYGGAGNDTMYGGFDNDVYYHGANEGVDLINDNKNEAGNDGYGGGSADMIYFSNVTQANISYYRSGNSLILSSTADLSDGYLDDGVIIDNFYLGGNYVVESLKTSDGLIFNLSTLL, via the coding sequence ATGACTGTTCTCATGGGTGATGCTACGTCCGAAGTTCTTGATCTACGCGGAAAAACCCCCGACAACGGTGGCAATTCAAACGCGGCTTATGGACAGGGCGGCAACGATACCATCCACGGCAGCAGCTTTATGGATCTGCTGACGGGGGATGCAGGCAACGATAGCCTCCTCGGCTATGACGGCAACGATACCATTGCCGGCGGGACGGGCAATGACACGATGTACGGCGGCAACGGCAACGATTACGTGCTGGGCGGAGCCGGGAGTGACCACCTGTATGGCGGGGCCGGGAACGATACAATGTACGGAGGATTTGATAACGACGTATATTATCATGGCGCCAACGAAGGCGTTGATCTTATCAATGACAACAAGAATGAGGCTGGGAATGATGGTTATGGAGGCGGATCTGCCGACATGATCTATTTTTCCAATGTCACTCAGGCTAATATTTCCTACTACCGCAGTGGGAATAGTCTTATTCTAAGTAGTACTGCCGACCTTAGCGATGGGTATCTCGATGATGGTGTCATCATTGATAATTTTTATCTTGGTGGCAACTATGTGGTGGAAAGTCTCAAGACCTCTGATGGACTTATATTCAACCTTTCCACCCTTCTGTAA